The Meriones unguiculatus strain TT.TT164.6M chromosome 9, Bangor_MerUng_6.1, whole genome shotgun sequence genome window below encodes:
- the LOC110562072 gene encoding protein phosphatase inhibitor 2-like — MSQQPKQPAMAASAASVASVVLHRPIKGILKNKTSAASPVIALAKQPRRRVEKELSKKSQKWDEMNILATYHPADKDYGLMKIDEPNTPYHNMLGDDEEAYSDSEGNEVLTPDVLAKKLAAAEGSEPKYQTREQKNSEEEDNDLSPEERGKKQQFEMKRKLHYNEGLNIKLARQLISEELHDDDKDEKMSETADGGSMNIEASNQGSTASDHLQHKS; from the coding sequence ATGAGCCAACAGCCGAAGCAACCAGCAATGGCGGCCTCAGCGGCCTCGGTGGCCTCAGTGGTTTTGCACAGGCCCATCAAGGGAATCCTGAAGAACAAGACATCTGCAGCTTCCCCGGTGATAGCCTTAGCCAAACAGCCCCGCCGGAGAGTCGAAAAGGAGCTGAGTAAAAAGTCCCAGAAGTGGGATGAAATGAACATCCTGGCAACATATCACCCAGCCGACAAAGACTATGGTTTGATGAAAATAGATGAACCAAATACTCCTTACCACAATATGCTAGGTGACGATGAAGAGGCCTATAGTGATTCAGAAGGCAACGAAGTCTTGACTCCAGATGTCTTAGCTAAGAAATTAGCTGCTGCTGAAGGCTCAGAGCCAAAGTATCAGACTCGGgaacaaaaaaacagtgaagaGGAAGATAATGACCTTTCCCCTGAAGAGCGAGGAAAGAAGCAGCAGTTTGAAATGAAAAGGAAGCTTCACTACAATGAAGGACTAAATATCAAATTAGCTAGACAGTTAATTTCAGAAGAACTGCATGATGATGACAAAGATGAAAAAATGTCAGAGACCGCAGATGGAGGGAGCATGAATATTGAAGCATCAAATCAAGGATCTACAGCAAGTGACCATCTGCAACACAAATCAtaa